The Carassius gibelio isolate Cgi1373 ecotype wild population from Czech Republic chromosome A24, carGib1.2-hapl.c, whole genome shotgun sequence genome window below encodes:
- the LOC127946221 gene encoding pentraxin fusion protein-like — MLPVVLFFSLFCLTPVATEVGLGGKVLLFPTETDSSYVKLTPEKPLSLSAFTLCMRVATELSGQREIILFAYRTQNYDELNVWREKDGRLSFYLSGSGALFYLPPLSTFRTHVCVTWDSVTGLSAFWVDGRRSSYQLYKKGHSVQPGGTVLLGQDPDNYLGGFDKNQNFVGEITDVHMWDYVLSGSQIRAVYVNQEPYVPKGNVFNWNTIKYEIKGDVLVVKDN; from the exons ATGTTACCAgtggttttatttttctctctcttctgtctgaCACCAGTGGCTACTGAAG TGGGTCTCGGTGGTAAAGTGCTTCTGTTTCCAACCGAGACCGACTCCAGTTATGTTAAACTCACTCCTGAAAAGCCACTGAGTCTTTCAGCATTTACTCTGTGCATGCGTGTCGCAACTGAGCTCTCGGGCCAGAGAGAGATCATTCTGTTCGCCTACCGCACACAGAACTATGATGAGCTCAACGTGTGGAGAGAGAAAGATGGCCGCTTGTCCTTCTACCTCAGTGGGAGTGGAGCGCTTTTCTACCTGCCTCCTCTCTCCACCTTCCGGACCCACGTGTGCGTCACCTGGGACTCTGTGACTGGTCTTTCTGCCTTCTGGGTGGATGGACGTCGCAGCTCATACCAGCTGTATAAGAAAGGTCACTCAGTTCAACCTGGTGGCACCGTCCTGCTCGGTCAAGACCCTGATAACTACCTGGGAGGCTTTGATAAGAATCAGAACTTTGTAGGAGAAATTACAGATGTGCACATGTGGGATTATGTTCTCTCTGGCAGTCAGATTAGAGCAGTTTATGTAAACCAGGAACCGTATGTGCCGAAGGGAAATGTGTTCAACTGGAACACCATCAAATATGAGATTAAAGGAGATGTACTAGTGGTGAAAGATAACTGA